The Notolabrus celidotus isolate fNotCel1 chromosome 16, fNotCel1.pri, whole genome shotgun sequence genomic sequence ACCTGGgggtaagacacacacacacacacacacacacacacacacacacacacacacacacacacacacacacacacacacacacacacacacacacacacacacacacacacacacacaaaatggtCCCCTAGGATCCTGTTTCTTGTTACACTTGCCTGCTTCACCCTGCTGTTAATGCAGCTCTGAGCATGAGAAGCCTGGGGGAAATGGTATTTAAAGACTAAGGTtaccattttttattattagaaaatgtacccaatgtttgttaaatgtttgaaaataaacagaGGAAGGGTTGTTATGGAAATATTTACAATGATAACATCTCAACTTAGTGGAAGTAAACCTAACTCTGAGAAAACAATGTTAACAAGGCATTTGGGTGTTGACACAACTGAGAAGATTTACATGTAGTTTGGAAAAACTAGCTATTCAGAGCATGATTAGTCAAGCAGTTATATTAGCTGTGGGATCAACCACAGCAGTCTTACCTTTTACATGAAGGATGACCGGCTCCATTCTGAATGTGCTACAGTGTATgaaaatttcatttttttggcttcagaagtgaaatattcacattttcatgttttttggcttcagaggTTAAAATTTCCAactttcatgtctttgttttgcttgtttatACTGTTGTCTCTGAGCCACTTGACTTAATTTTTTTGTGGGGACCAGTTTAGATCACTTCttgcacactcactcacacactcaatcAAGTTTAGGGGTGCTAttcacttttccttttttctagTTCGTATTGATTATCACTTTTCACCTCCTTAAATAGTTAGATTTGAACCTGAGTTAGCTAACCATTCAGTTATAATTATGTTGATTTGTTCAGCACCCACAAGTCCTTTCGATTTCCTTTTTTGCCTAATTTTTGTTACAgtcaattttaattattttgtgatAGATGACTTTAATATACCACTTAAATCTGTCAGTTTGTCAGGTTTATTTTCTTACATTAGAGAATAACTGATATATATTGATGCACTAAAGCTTCAAACTAACATTTTCTCTTCTGCCAAAAGCAGCGACAAGAACTTCCGGAACCTTAATGCTCCTGAAGCTTTCGGATTCTTTACAATGACGGACCGATCCGTGTCACATCATTTACTGTCCGTCAAGCAAAGTACTAAACCAAAAGATCTGTTTTACATTACTCCTTACTTAAACTGTATTGTacatgctgctgatggactgcgcggaggagacagaaacaaaagcaaCGGCGCCTTCAGTTGTTGACCGATATTACACACGATGGTACAGAGCAGGTAAATAATACATATGTAATGTTAGCAGTAAGGTTGCTAAGACAGCTAACGATGGTTGCACATGATTCCTTGTGGATGGTAAATATTTGGTCTAACTCGTCATAATAATTGAACTTAACATTTCACGACTAACTAAGAATGTGTCGTTGTTGTGATATAGATATGAAGGGCAAGCCGTGTGAGGACCACTGCATCTTACAGCATTCAAACAGGTGACGTCCACAGTGATATGAATTCAACACGAGGTGGTGATAGTTAACATTGGTAAACTGACATTAATTAAGTACCAACTGAGTGTCCATGAGTATAGAGATACATGCCGATTAACACTGAGGTAACCGATACTTACTACCAATTTTATGTTACAAGACCGTTCTGATGTTTTCTAGAAACATTCCTTAAATCCTACATGCAGCAAGCATGGTATAAgatttacaaaaatgtaatccaCAGTACAGGTCATTTGTCTCCTTTTTCTAGtctctacaaataaaagtacAGATGCATAGTAGTAGACCTTCTATTCAGATTGGCTATCTTATCATCTCAAAGTTTTGTTGTGTCTTTCTGCTGTTAAACCTACTAATCTGTTATCAATAAGTCACTTACATATACTCACACTTATAACATTAAATGATGTTGCTCTCTGCAGACTATGTGTTGTCACATTAGCAGACACTCACCCCATCCTTCAGAATGGACGGACAATCAAAAGCATCAACTACCAGATCAGTAATTGCTGCAGTCGGCTGAAAAACAAAGTTTCTGGAAAGTCCAAGAGGGTAAATTTTTCGTAATGTATTACCTTTCAGATACATTTTCCTCTTGCGCATTTGTGAACCCTCACCTTATGACCCACTTGTAAGTTTTCACCTTGGCCATAAAtgctttttaatcttttatgtACCCATTATAGGGAGGGCAGTTCCTTACTGATTATGCACCTCTGTGTAGGATAACGTGCACGGATGAAAATGAATACACAATTTACAGGTGAGATAATGTTTTTTGTTCTAGTTATGTTCCACATGCCTGTGAATCCCGACTATTCACACATCTGTTACATTTATAGCTGCATCCGGGGCCGTCTACTTGAGGTCAATGAGAGCATTTTGGAAACACCTTCGCTCTTGCTGGAAAAGGTAAAGATTCTCTTTTTTAACTCTGGCAATAATCAGTGTCATGTGCATATCTGAAAATCATGTATTTGTTCATCTGTAAATCCACATATTTTGCATTTGATATAACATTTGAATTAGACATGAAATATTTGGATGCACCATAAATATAGGTTTTTGTCAATGTCATGTATGACCGCAAAATGTCAGTTTCATGATCCTCATGACTGTCACAATTTTTCAAGTTTCATCTTTTTGAAtgcatgtttgaatgtgtatttgtgttttgtcttaAAATCCAAACAGCCATCCACTGAAGGATACATCGCTGTCATCCTGCCAAAGTTCGAGGAGAGTAAGAGCATAACAGAGAACCTCCTGAGCAGAGAGCAGTTTGAGAGCCTTGTCTCTAAACGTACCGTTGACCAATCACAGCCCTCTTGACAGAGTTCCAGAATCGTGCCTTGTTTAAGTTTAGACTTTCTTGAAGGTCTTCTCTTCTACTCACTCCCACCAGGTTTGATGAAGACGGAGGACATCATCAAAGAAAATGACTGATACATATGTGACTTCAGAGGAACTATTGCATTTAATGCAAGCACTGTGCCATGCCTctattctttcttcttctttttttatataattttaaaatTGAGGGAGGGTTCCAGAAAGTAATGGGAAGTAGcttatttattgttttgattttctggtTTGAAAACATTACTATTGTCTGCTAAATATCCTCAACTATTTTCAGCCCTTATACGTTTTCTAGGAtatcaataaacacaaatgaCAGTGATGTAAGAaaaatattgtttatttttgcgTCTCACTTTTATCCTTTCAATTGTCAAAAGAATAGATGTTCCAAAACTATATCTATGATTTCTTCACATCTGTAGTGCCACTACAATACCCAGTATCCTTTGCTGCTCTCACACTGTACAAAGCTTTAacatatgttatttatttaagtcaTTACAACACCCTCACCTAGTACCAAATTCATAACCTCAGGATACaatagtgtgtatatatttatatatctcTGCTTCAAGTACCATATTATACATATCATATTCCATTTAACACACAAGAGCAAACGAGGCAGCTTCACAATGATAGTCTTCATAACAAGTACACTTCAAGGCTCCATTTGCCACTGGTGCCAGTTCAGTATtacatttcatttctttaagggaaaaaaacataGAACAGTTTACACAGAATATGATTAAATAATACACAAGACAGTGTAAACTAAGATACTGACatatcaaaataataatcagGACTTTTTGGAGAAATCCAacccaaataaaacaaaatctccAGCCGTGTATGCTAGAGGAGTAAGAGCTTTCTATCCTAATACTAGCAAGCTGATGTAGACAGTCATATTTGGCATTAAATTGTAATGGCACATGGGAATATTCCATAGTAAACTAGGAAATTATCATATGGCATGGTTGACCTTTTGAatacttttttctttaatcCCAGTGAGATGCCAGTGATCAACAGACAGAATGCACTGACTTATAATACCCAACAAGTGTTAACATTACAAAACTATGACACATTGCTCATAAGAGACTCAAACACGGGGGATTTGTGATGGCATCATGCAGGGCAGGTTTcagtcatttctcttttttgttgttgttcggCTTACATGTGCAACACGTTTACAGTACACCACAAAGCAAAGAGGCACATAGTGAAGACAGATGTATGGCTGAGCATCAAGAGGAGTTCTTTCCTGATTCCTGATCAGTTCATCAAATCAAAGTCTAGAGAAAACTTTAAACTCTAAAATCAGGTCTGTGCCCCGTTTCAATCACTGCAAATGGCAAAGTCTAGCGTTGGCTGATTGTCTCCATCTTGTGGATTAGGGTGGAACTGGTTCATCAGGTAAAAAGCTACCCTGTGGTCAAACTGACCCTGGGCACAGAAAGCTCAGATCTGTATATCTTATAATCCATCCTCAACAGCAAATACAAACTTTGACTGACCCTGGCAACTCTCGCCCACTTCTGGTGGGTGCATGAGGATGAGTGGAATAAAGTATTTTCTGGATAACATGTCCCCAAGAAAGGTGACAATGGCTATGTGCTGCTCCAAGGGAGAATAGTGGACAAAGGAGTTGACTATTTCCTGAATTATTTGCTCTCCAGGAGGTTGAGGCCAGCCATGTGTTGCTCCAAGGATTTGACACCAAAACCATTGCTGTTCTGGTTGGTGAGTGCTCCATCCTCTTTGACAGGCGTGGAGGcatcctgcctctctctccagTCTTGAGGGGAACCCAGGCTGCTCCTCTCTGACTTGTACTGAAAGGCAGAGATGAacggagagagaaacaaaattgCATATAGGTGTCCACTATATTTGACTACTTGTATGTACACTATTAGGTGTGTTAGTTTTCTTAAAAGTCAATCTTTCAGTTTTTCAGCTAGCAGCACACAATACAAGAAAAGGTTAGCAATTAGCTAACTGGAGAAATTATTTTAGGGTTTTAATTCCAAAgagactgaggctgttttcgaaaccgcctactatacttgTAGTACGTACTgctttggccaaaattcagaatGAAGTATGCAGTATatgaacaaaagcaaaatctgcagtaagccaaaactacccagttgatgtactgattctggaaaatttcTCAATATGCAGAACACCAGTGTCtctcgtgtactgtttcccaaaatgcacagcgctaacgttcgaCCTCTTCTTTATTCCGTaaatcagtttttaggtgctgtgaaaattattaaattccatataaaccacttcttaactttttaatttataaGTGATTGCCAAAggagcagtttcgctatcagcttggccgttgtttccttctgctttccgaaaccggaaatccagtgacgtctggcctaGCGTACTGTAaatcagatccaacagaacagtcatactacatgcTACCTTCAAACAttgtatgcagtacgtactgcacaCTACATTCGCCAACAGTCTAACTCTTCCCTTGGGAGTtggtaaaatgcaaaaacagCTAAATGGGAAGGGGAAGATGCCTGAAACACAACTTCACATGAATGCTAATGGTATTCCACACCCGCTGGATGTGTAACGTGTGCTATCAAGTTAGCCTCAGCTGGTACTACATATACTGGCACTACATATGTATATTAGCACAATTAAAAAGTTGGTATAAGTTGATGGTGTGTTTACTAATTTATACTTTCGCCAAGTTGCCAAGAAGGGGGATCAAACTTTTGTAGGTTACTTCAACTTTTCGGAACTTTTCCTTGGTTGTTTAGTGGAGTTGCAATGTAGCTTCCCAAGCTAATTCTTGAGCCAATCAGACAATCATGTGTCCGATTCAATGGCAGTCACCTTTCTGTTGAGTTTGTTACAGATTGGGAGGAGAGCGAGGACCACAGTCAAGATACTTCTGGTTGCCTGGATGGATGACTCCACCTATAGtaacaaaaatgaaagacacaaaaaagtAGATGATGGAGGGTAGCATTGATACAGATTTGAATACaggacaacacacaaacacacactatctAAATATAATTTAGTATGTAACTTCTCATTTCCTGATCCACTGTAGCAGTCCCTTGACAGGCACACTCTCTCATTAGTGATAAATGACATGGTGAACATCAGAATAGGGAAACAGACTAATGTAAGAGGATACATATCACCGAAAGGCTCATTAATCAGAAGAggagatgtttttcttcatcctgTCCTTTCAATTCCAACCTTTGCCTTTATTACAAATTCCCCTCAAGCACCTCATCTACGCCCATAATAATCATTTatcctcacacacatacataaatatcATGCCCTGTGTTTGATAATGCTGTTACTTGCATATCGAAGATGAAGCTGGTTGGTCTTTTGTAAGATATGAAGTTTTGATGTGATTAAAGCTAGTTATCCTTTGAAGAAGATATATAAAAGGACCTTCTGTGCATTCTGTTAGGTTGCTAATCAAATGTCTTTCAACTAAAACAGCCTTTACTCAAACATTCATACTTGATGTAGTGTAAAgtgtaaacaaaaaacataaacaaattaaaaagagtaGTGTAGGTACCTTCTGGAAGGTGGCAGTCTTGCCCTGCACAGGAGTCTTAGCCCCCATCTGCAGCTGTTGGCACAAAGCCACCAGTTTCTCCATCTCTGTCATCACCACAGACTTCTCCTCATCAACCAGCTggaacggagagagagagagacataaagTGGACGAGCTTTCACGACAGCAGATATGCTTAGAATAGTATTATCCTGGTAGACTGGGTTAACATGTACAGATGTGGTTTTAAAACCCAAATGAAGCattaaaatgagtaaaaaaaaaaagaggattaaatatattttagggTTACTTGATGTAATCCTTCAACAACAGCCAGGTCATGATCTACAGCTTAAGTCTGTTACCCAGCTGAGTTAATCCCTAAATCTCAGTCATAGGGGCTGTTGATCTACTTCAGTTACATGCCTCCAATGATGTAAAAACACAGACTCTTATTCAGGGTTAGTACTCACAAAAGTACATAATACCTCTTAAACCTCAATAAAAATGTCCAAACTGATTTGCATAAACACTCATGGTTTTATCGAGGGTATCACTATGACAGGAGTGCTACAAGTGTGTTCTAAGAAAGAACTACAGAAGGAATAGGTGAGACAAAAGGACCCCATTGGaagctttgtttgtttaatgtaattAATCTGAAAGTGTGAGATATGAATTACTCCCCCACCTTCAtcctccacacaaacacaccatacAAGATACACACCTACAAACGCAGCAGTGATGAATAGCAGTCGTTAATGGCTGCCAAGAGACCCCTTTAATTAAACTTAAAAGACCTGGGGAAGTAGTTGTTGGAGTgcaagaagaggaaggaagtaCTGAGgattttttagtttgtttgtttgtatcacAGCTCTGAGAGGAAAATAAGAAGATGGTGAAAGTGTTTGACAGGCTTAATTTCCTGCTCTCGCTTCGTGATTTATAAGGCCGACCTGGCAGTGTGGTGGCATGTCAGGATGGGTgatatgggtgtgtgtgtttgtgagaggcGTAACGTGGGTAAGGAAACAGGTGTCAGAGTGTGGGAGTGGTTTTATGCATACAAATGGGCAAGTAGCTCAACCtgtgcaaaacaaaataaacagatatcCTTTCTCTTTGGCCTTTTCCCTGATACTTAATTCTACATATATCGATATAAATTCTATCATTTCATATAAATCTACCAAAATCAATTAAATCCCCCCCAACAAGCAAGAGCATACTGTATATAGATAAATGGATTTCTTACTTTGCTGTTTTTAATATCATATATATTGGTCCAAACCTTGTAACAACACTTATCAACAGCAAAACAGTCAGCAgacagggacaacctgatctcaCACATCATGTTGAATCAAACCGATAAAAGAAGCCTGGCACATTCGacccctgcctgttgacactgtgacaaaattggattgttttcatttcaggatGGTCTTGAGAGACTGATCATGACAGATGGTGAGCACAGATATGAGAGCAGCACAGGGAGCAACTgggccccaaccatctctgcttgggaaaagtggagcaacatcccatcctgcaatccaggcaatgacagcagagctggtgacgACATCTTGATTGAGATAAATTACTGTTTTATGTCAATCAATTGATATGAAATAACATAAACCATAAGCAGTAGTGATAACAGCAAAAATGCTGAGTCATGactttgcctcatttatgtttaaaggtgagtcaactgcaaagctctgagaagaaggagagctgtatgagacagacagaaatgtcaacttATATATTCCTACAGAAGTATACGTATATGTGGGTTCACGTGGGATATGTGGGTGGATGTGAACTGTACTACTGTCAGGTAGTGTGGATGTTAGGTATTTAGGCTTTCTGTAGGTATGCTCTGTACAGACTGTGGCAACAAATTTACTTctaaaaggacaataaagatCTATCAATCGTCGTGTTCACCTTATCTAATGTTGCCTTCACTAAAATGTCCTGCAGGTGGTCCTGACCCTGACACAAAGTGGTGGGAtgttgctcaccctgtcagaacACTAACTAAAACAACCTGCCACTCACTACACATTATCCCTGACCTATTTTATCTTTATATCTACACAGTCATATACTGCAAGATAGAAGGGCAAAATGTGAactaaaaaaatctgaatataaCTGTAATACAAGAAGAATGAAGttgtaaaagaataaagtgGTGTCACTCTGAAAATAAAGTTGCAATTTTACTTAAGGCTATAGTTAGCCCAGATGTTATTTTAAAAGGGTGTATCAGAGGAGCAGCCAGCTGTGCCTGAAGTAAAATGAGGAATGAGAGGCATCTTGTGAAGATACTCTTAAGATTCACAAAAACTAGAACTCTTAATATATAATGTGCAAGAAACAAAATCTATTCCAAAGAAGAGCAACTAAACAGGCAGTCTTGTAACATTAAAGTGTTTTTCTCAtataattatgactttattcttgtaaaaattaaaaacgtATTCTCATAATATTACTTCTCTATTCTCAAAATCTCTTCTCGGCCCTGTAATGTTTCCTTTAAACTCCTAATATTAAGTAAAGCGTAGAAGATGTATTTTTCTTAGTGTTTCATGTGCAGGAATATTGAGGAGATACAGATAAATTGCTTTAGCCTTTACCTGTGTGGAAAACGTACGGAGAGATGAACACAGCTGGAGCCCTTCCTCAGAAAGAACCTGGAGAGTgagtcagaaaaaaagacagaaatcaaAAATCCTAAACAAATGAGAGCAAAAAAATGATTCTAGAACATTCCGCCAGGAAGATGTCCATTGCAAGTACAAAGCACAGTCAGTAAATATTTAGAGGTCTTAGTTTTTCCAGTTCTGCTCATCAGTATTCTTCCCCTCTCCTACTCCTATCACCCCTCTTCCTTTCTTATCTTCCTCCCTCTCAAGAACTAGAATTTTGGCTGACCCTGATACCACAAATATTGCAAATTACCGGCAATGATCCCAGTTCAATAGGATGTACTCCATTCATGCAACCCTTTTCATTAACATGTTATGTGCGATGTGGCAGGACTGTGTTTTAAACCCATCCTAGTCATGTCCTGTCAAATCTATAAGAGGAGAGTAAACAAAGGTACACTGGCATTTCTTTACTCATTGATCCACCGGCTCCactatgtttttaattcaatgaaacaataaatgcatttatttgcaGCTTCATTAAAGAGGACAAAAAACGAACAGAGAGTGAAGAGACAGAGATTAGCAGATATAGATGCACGTACCTCTGCTTGATGAAACAGATCCAGTGTTGTTTTCAGCAGCCCCTCCCCTCTGGGGAATCAATACGGGAAACACAGAAAATGAGGACGATATGAGAGATGGATGAGGATAAAAATACATTCACAGTAATCAACAAACAGTGTAACCTAGATGAATCGAATTTCTTGTCAAAATGAGTCATATTAGTAAACTTCGGGAGGGCATCAAAATATGCCCTGATAAGTATCATTAGTCTGGGTCTCTCACATGTGCATGCTTAAGAGGTTTTACAGTGCTGAAATGAATGTAAGAAAGTGCAGTTGTATAATTGAAGCACATGTGTGATAGTATAAAAAATGGTGTTGTTAGGTTACCTGGTGAACAGGTGCATGTTGTAGGCCATACTGGCCAGGCTCTGGCTCTGCCGCACTATCTCGTGCTCCTGCTCCTCCCATTTCTCCACCTCTGTGTCCACATCTGAGGACAGCAGACGGAGCTCCAGGCCCATCTTGGCAATGCTTGTCTGCTcctgcatacatacacaaagtTATCTTTTGGAGAAAGAGACCAAACTTTACTTCTTTTTGCTGCACtactttaaatgcattttttctaTCTTCAAGTTTGAACTAAACCACAGAGTGTTTGCTTGTGTTATTAAATACGTGGTGCTATGAGGTAAGCATGTTTGGTACGTGAAGCTCATGGCCACCTATAACCTACAAGAAGCATTATTATGATTCACACTGGTATGTAATGACCAACAAATTCAGTATAAATGGATCATATCCCATGTTCTGTGCTCTGCTTATTGTCTGCTGAATAGAACaaaatattcttaaaaatattaaatgtatgtGAGCAAAGCAgccttattttcttttgttaacaCTCTAAAAAATTCTTTCATCAGCATAATTCTGCTTCCTGTGGCGGTGCCGGGCGTGAAAAACTGCTGGCCTGCAGAATTGCAGCCTATTACCATAGGAGCACTATCAATTCTTCAAATGAGGTGACACAAATTCTCCAAAAGACGAATATACTGCTGTCAGAACAGGGGACGGGACATGACGTGATGTATTGTTCTAAAAAGGCGCTGGAGTTTATGGCGGGTGCTACCTCTGCATCCAACTTGACAGCCTTGGCAGTCTTTAAGTTAGCTGAGAGTTTCtgtgggagagaagagagaggcaTTAATCAAAAGAATCACAAACTATTTAAGCCTGGGAATATTTATGAGGATAGACAGTATGATGCTCACCCCGGGCCTGGGAAGCGACAAATAAGGTCTTTTGTCTCCTAAAAGCAGAGTTATTGAGATCATTTGAGCAAgggcacaataaaaaaaaacgtaaaacaataatttatgtctatttaaactgcttcaCAGATATCTACACTATATCCAAAACAGTCAGTATGGCAGTAAGATTATTAagtaataattttaataaaacagTTTTGCATTTTCCCACATCCACCCTTGACACTTCGTCCTTTCCATGACCACAGTTTAATTTATAGAATAATAATGAAAGCTAATCTCTCAACGGTCTTAGAATTGTACCTCTTCAAACAGCACTTTGGCTTCATGAGAATATAAATGTGTGATGGATGTGATTCTTTAACCTCACTGAGCTGCAATTCAAATTATTTACTGCATCTTATGTGAAAGTAACAATGTTGAGGGCAGCCACGTCTCAGAAATCTGCCAAAACGTCTTTCATCTGTCTCTGAGATTTCTGTGAGTAATCAAGTGTGAATTCATTTGTGGCTTAGGCGCACAAAAACTTAGAGTGGATACATTTATACACACAGTCAGCTGAATTTTAAGTCTGCCTGTGACTTGGACACTTTCAGGTAGCTGGCACAACaatgaacagagagagggagaatgaCTGCCAGGGTGCTTGGTGCAGATTACTGTTTCAAAATACTGCATGACATAAATTGTAAAAAGATATGTGCACACTGCTTCTCTTTTCTCCActattttcttttacttattGAAGCGTTCATTGACAAAATGATtcaccatgttttttttcttttagagaATTTGATTCACCCAGGCTGActaaaaaacagcttttacaCCTGCCGTAATTTCTGCTTCTCATCCCTTCTCAGAGCCACCCTGTTCCTcatgaacacatacacacaggcatCTGTtaactgagctgagctgagcccACCTCGCCTGCCTTCAAACACGTCATTGATCTCCCTCAGCAGCAGGGCCATGTCACAGAGCTGCGACTCCCAGGCCTCGCAGAACACCTCCAGGTTTTCCTTTGCAATCTTACTGGATGGATGCAGGGCCAGCGTCTGGGCTGCAGAGATGATCTGAGCAAGAGTGGAATAAAAATGTCACATGAGTAAAGTAATTTTTCAAACAGTTGATCTGCTGctaatggtaaatggtaaatggacttgtaatATAGTGCTTTTCTGAAAGTGCCTTTACAcattacttgtcacattcacccattcatacccattcactcactgatggtagaggctgctaatgtctATTAGCTATCAGCTATTAGCTGATCTCATTTGtacacacaccgctgaacaacagcgggggcaatttggggttcagcgtcttgctcaaggacacttcggcatgtgactgccggagctgggatcgaaccgccaaccttccaattacgaccgactctacccactgagccacagccgcccctaaTGAGAAATGCTTTGCAAGTACAAAATTAGGTGGAAATGCAGGCCAGAATTATTCatctaaaaatgataaaaatattcatcttagcatttagattttaaaTACAGGCTTGGAACATCTTATCCATTTTTAACTCACTTTCATACAGGAATTCACACAAGCAATTACTAAACCTATTTATGCATACATCTAATATCAATATATAACAGGGTAAAAGAATGTCCACCTGTTTTGATAAAGCTTTATGAGCAGGAGGACCACACCTCAATAGCACCTCTTCACTTCAATAAAGTAAAACCTAAGGAGGTGGCGGGGCTGAAAGTTTGAATGCATTGTTGGTGCAGAGCATCAGTGGTAATGACAGAACTGAGGGAGTGACCggaaatcttgcagcttaaatagaccaccaAATTGGGAGGAGAAGTCTGTCAGGTGATTGTGATATGATGGAAGTCAagtgtgaaatcagtgcagcttgaCTTGCCTGCCCAGACAAGCTTGCAGGCATCATTCCATTTCAGTAAATCTCTGATGTATGATTCAGCATATTTGTTTGAAAAACAAGCTGTCCAGACTCATGAATTCAGatcaaactaaactaaactcttAAGGCTCTAGAAGACTAAGTTTTTGCaaatatcataaaaaaaaaacatgcacatacagtacatgcaaGCAcactcacaaaacacacacaacaacccTGCCCCTCCCCTCTAGTGAAGTATTTAATAGCCAATTACCCTCCTGGCCACCCCTCTATTAGTTTAGGCAGACGCAGAGATGTACCACCAGCGCCAACCCCCACACTGCAACGTTATTGAtttgttgacctttgacctt encodes the following:
- the abitram gene encoding protein Abitram, which encodes MLLMDCAEETETKATAPSVVDRYYTRWYRADMKGKPCEDHCILQHSNRLCVVTLADTHPILQNGRTIKSINYQISNCCSRLKNKVSGKSKRGGQFLTDYAPLCRITCTDENEYTIYSCIRGRLLEVNESILETPSLLLEKPSTEGYIAVILPKFEESKSITENLLSREQFESLVSKRTVDQSQPS